The Lathyrus oleraceus cultivar Zhongwan6 chromosome 5, CAAS_Psat_ZW6_1.0, whole genome shotgun sequence genome includes the window TGAGATGACTCTTTAAAGGGAATATTGTTTCTTGATTTGTTTATGATGTTCTAGAATTTTTTTTGAGCAAAAGCTAAGAAGTCTCAAAATCgcaattttttcatttttctattttattagaatttttttttctatttttcatattttcaaaaaaatctattttttttgTAGATTcgttattttattttattttatttttagttatatttttataatttttatattttattttaatcgttttttGATTATATTTTATTAGATATATTTGATAGtgattttatttgactttgtGTTAATTTTATAttgatttgatttttattttgatTGTTTAGTCATACTTGGTAGTGATTTTATTTGATTATATATTAATTTGATTCTGATTTTGAATTTGATAATCATATCATGTCGGATCAAAATAGAACCTTAAGAGAACTTGCTGCACCTGATTCACTATTTGTTGATTTCCTTTCTTTGTCTGATTTTGATGACACATATACTTGTGATGTTTGTAATGATACTCATTTATGTTCAGTTCGTGCTGAAATTGAAGCTGTTTTATAAGTTGATATTTCTTCTGAGATTTCTTATGAGATTTCTACTGAGAAAATTAATGTTGCAGATATAAATATAGCTCTTGTTGTAAATTTTTTtaccatccattgaacaaccatCTGCCTTTGACCTTAAGCCACTCTCTACATATTTAAAATATGCATTTTTAGAATTCGAAGAAATTTTGACCGTAATGATTTCATCTAAATTTGAATTTGAACAGGAACAAAAATTGTTGCAGATATTAAAGAAACATAAGAATGCAATTTGATGGAACTTGACTGACATTTATGGCATTAACGCGTCTATATGTATGCATAATCCTTCGATTTTGGATGCTATGACAAATGAGATATATATTGCACCAGAGGACAAAGAGAAGACCACTTTCACTGCATATTTGACACTTTTACCTATGTAAGAATGTTTTTTGATCTATGAATAAAAAGTGAAAGACTGATAAAAATTCAAAGTCAATGGACATCGTCTTAAGCTATTCCATGAGAGCTCCACTTTGGAAGAGGAAACTATAAAAGCGCTCTCATTGAGAAATGCTACTTATGCAGTCATCTATCTGCCTTAACTACTCGAATGTGTTTTTTCCTCTCTCTCATCTATCTTATTTTATATTTGTTTCCTTCATCGATAACAATGTgtattttaagtgtgggggagagATGTCgtttatttttgttgttttgttttcgcgtttttaaataaaataataaaaaaaatgcatGTTGTTTCGTTGGTTTTTGAGATTGTGGTGTGTAAGTAATTTCTCTCTTCTTTTGACTAAATATTCGTGGTGTGATTTGAGCAACTTTATTTGCATTCTCAATATGATAAAGTAACCTAAAGTCTAAATTATGTATCCTTTATGGTAGACCATTATCCTTGGCGAGAATTTGAGCCTTATAATGGATGACATACAAAATTCCATTTATTTTTCTTTCTTGTATGATTTCACTCATGTTTGTTAGTTACTCTAGAACTTGACTCAACTCTGTTGAAACTTTTTATTTACTTGTACATACTGATATGATAAAgacatttttttttgttttatttttagcCACTTAGTTATTAATGCAACCCCTGAAATTATCATCATTTGTTTGAAACCCTTTTGAGCCTATATATCCCATTTTTTGTTTATAACTCATTATAAGGCtaaaagtgaaaaacaatgttatgATCCTATTTAAGGGGGCAAATGAGTCTTGTTTGAAGTTGTGTGAGGTTGAATTAGTATATTTGTGATATTTCAACCGTTGGCAGAAAATAAAATGGGAAGAAAATTCATATTACTATTCCttataaaaaaaagaaataaaaaaaggaaaaaaaagataaaaaaagaGAAAATGATTGCAAAAAAGTTGTTTGAAAGTGAATGATTAATTCAACTTCTGCGGTTCCTTTCAATTATCTTTTGTACCTTTGAATTTTAACTTAGTACCTCTTAGTATTTATCTCACGATTATCTTGGTCACGTTACAATCAAAATAAAGTATTTTGGAtttttgtgtgcatgtatttcaagTGTGGATGTTAGAGTTTTTTCAAGATTATGTTTGTGTTAACTTTTATGATGTGCTTTGAATGTAAACAAAtaacctaaacacttgagagtgAGAGAATATTTATATCCTGTGAGGATCTTGCCATCTTTGGTGCATTCTTTGGTAAATTGTCCTCTTATTTGCTTTAATTGTCACAAGAAGTTACTCACTAACGCCATATTCCTTGAAGTTTATAATGAGAATTTTGCTTACCCCTATGTGATCATGAAAGTCTTTGAAATTGTATgttatgtttttgtttttgtttctcGTTTTTAAtctattttaaattttgaagttaGAGTTTTGTTTGGAGTGCAAAAATTCAAATGTGTGAGAATTTGATCATTGTATTTTAATTCACTATATTTTACTTTGTGCTAAGACAATTCTATGACTTATCGTGTTATTTCATTACTTTTAATAAATTTTTTAAGTTAAGTTTGAATTCTCTTTGATTTTATTTATGTTGCTTATTTTTAGAATAAACTATAGTTTGATATATTCCTACTGTGCAAATCATAACTTGAGGTACAAAACGTATTTTGACGCGTTTTAATATGCGTTGGAAAGttaagagaaagagctacaagTTTTATGGTAATATCAGAAGCTAATTCGGAATGAAGAGGATTCAAGTTATCAGTTTTTATTCCAAACTtaataaaaatgaattaattagTTTTTGGTCTTATGTTTTCGGGTCGATGCTCTTAAAGTCcaattttctttattatttaaGATAAATTCAACATTAGGAAAAGGGAGACAATTTTTAGGAATTAAAGAGAGCATTAGGCTTATATGACCGACTCAACTCCAAGGTTAATCTACTGTTTCAGAATTTCATCGAGGTTTTGAGGCTATTATATTATCAGTTTTTATTTAATTCCTTTCAATCCCGTTTTGTGTATTATTGTTTTCTTAATTCGGGTTATACAATAATGTTGATTGAATTTAATCGATGCATGTTCCTTAACTTTGCCTGTTAACTTAGCTTAAATTTTGATCTTCATCTGTCATGCTTAATGCgacaaataaaaatataatttgtATAGTGTTCATTACATATGTTTATTGATATTATAATCAAATAGGAATTGAAACCACCTAGAGAATTGGTGATATAATAATCGATGATATGTCTAAAATTACCAAACTGATAGATTAATAAGTTAATCATAATTGcaattgttttctttattttcaaTTGTCTGAAAACCTAAAACTCCCATTTTCAATTCTTTCCTCTAGTTAAATTAACTTAGAACCCTTGCGATATGACTCGAGTGTTGCTTCCTTATTCTACACTTTATTTATTCGTTTTTGACTCGTGCGCGACAACGAATCAATAACCATTATTGACTCGTGTGCGACAACGGATTAATGACCATTTTCCCCCTCAATATCGATCTCATTAAAATCCTTTTTAAGTAACTATCACAAACATAATGTGTTGATCCAAAGTATTAAGAAAAATTTACTTGAAAATACTATGTTTCAAGTATTCCACACTCATGTGAAAACAATCGAAATATTGATTTTATGATATATTCGATACATTTGCTAATGTTGATCTCTTGATCTATAACTCGTCTCCTCTAAAATTGAATAAAATTCTTACCGCAAACGAAACATAAAATTCATTTTCAAAATTATAGTTTGTTTCTAATTCTTTTCTTCTTGTTTATTTTAGCTTTgtaacaaaataaataaataagttaaTAATGAATTTTAGTCAATAAATCATTTTAACCAAAATTTACACGGTTGATATTTGGATTATTAAAAAAAGTCAAATGGAAAATTTGCAACGAAAACATATTTTAGCTATATGCTGGGTTAAATAAACGGGGTAGTGGTAAAAAAATGGGGTCACGTAACATAGCGACATCACATAATAAGCTTTCGTAGTCCACAAACTAGTCTATTACTCTCTCTACTCCACCGTTCGAGTTTGTGCGACCTAACCTTCACCCCTTCCATCTTTCCAATTTCGTAGCGCCACAACCATGACGGACACAGAAGACGCCGCGCGACGCCGTAATGCGGTGGCCGAGTATCGGAAGAAACTTCTCCAGCACAAGGAGTTGGAGTCCAGAGTTCGATCCGGTTCGACTCTCTATTTCTTCATCGATTATCTTTCGCTTGTTATAGAATCTAAAATTCTGTATCGTTTTCGCTTTTCACTTATTCTCCAAAGTGTTGGTATTATTGTTTGTCCTTTTGGCTTATTTAGTAATTGATTTGCTTGGAATCGGAAAACCCTATCAATTTCTTTAATTAGTTTTTTTTGTATGACCTAGGAGAATCATCGTTTTGATAATTTTACATGTTTTTTTCGAAATTAGGGTAAGATTATCAACTGGATCTATTGTTAGAATTAGTTTGAAGTTTGGTTGAGATTGTTTTGGTTAAGTAAATAAATTCCCTATTGAGCAATGGAATCTGAATACAGTTCTTAATCGGAGATGATGGGGGCAGAATATCATCTAAGATATGTTTGGCACAATCTATTTTTAGCAAGTCCTGTTCTTTGAAAATGGAAATTCTTTAGTCTGTTTCTTTAGATTATGATTATGATTTTACAATAGCAATCAGTTTCGATGTGTTAGTTCTTTGTTACGGTCTGAtatcttttctttctttttctaATGGCGGACTTGAATACTTGTGGATTAGAATAGTGACTTTggttttgaaattcaaaatgcAGTGAGGGAGAATTTGCGAGCTTCAAAGAAAGAGTTCAACAAAACAGAAGATGATTTGAAGTCTCTTCAAAGTGTTGGCCAGATAATTGGCGAAGTTCTCAGGCCTCTTGATAATGAACGCTGTAATTGCTCTTTCCTTTTATCGTATTATTGTTTAATTAATATCTCAAGCAGTTGTCAATGGCGGATAGCGGTCCACGGCGGATAGCGAAAATCCTGCCTTATCGGTTGCTTTGCGGCGCCATTATAGCAGAATAATCCGTAATATCGACCAGTATTTACAATTGTGGCGATCCCAAAAACTGCCATGCATATCCGCCATAGTGCCGCCATGGCGGATATTTGATAACACTGATCTCATGCTATCAAATTCTGCAACTTCATTCTTAACATCTCTACATCTATATTTAGGTTATCCCTTTTGATCATTTGTGTTACCAGCAAGTTGTTATGTAATATACCTGGATTGTTTGCATGAAGATATTTTATCCTCgatcttttttttttgtttcttatGATATATTAAACATGTGTATCTCATTGACTCTTGATATTTTTTGTTATAACTTGTATGTGTGAGCCACCCACCCAAAAAACAGCATCCTGTTTCTTGTTTGATATGAAAGTAAGAATGAATCAATGATTCTAAAACctttatgtttttattattttagtgATTGTTAAAGCAAGTAGTGGTCCAAGATATGTGGTTGGATGCCGCAGTAAAGTGGATAAGGAAAAGCTCACTTCCGGGACGAGGGTGGTTCTTGATATGACAACACTCACTATAATGCGTGCTCTTCCCCGTGAAGTAGGTTATCAGAGTTTATTCTCTTTATGTTGTTATTTGATGAAATGTGTGTGTCCTTTTTGGCTCTCTAATttgttttttcttatttattCCATAAATCTCCTAGTACTTTTCCATGATTGCTTGTCACTAACTTCTATCAATTGGGTTGCTAGGTTGATCCAGTTGTGTACAATATGCTTCATGAAGATCCCGGTAATATTAGTTACTCTGCTGTTGGTGGTTTATCTGATCAGATCAGGGAATTGAGAGAATCAATTGAATTGCCTCTAATGAATCCTGAGCTCTTTCTTCGAGTTGGAATTAAACCTCCCAAGGTAATCAACTTTTCACTGCAATTTGCAATATCTGGCCTGTATCAGTGCTAGTATGTGTCTTTAGCAATGTCATCATCTAAATCTCTACTTTTTATGGAATGTTTTGCACTTTGCAGAAACATTTTctgtttttacttttatttacaaaattccattttctgtttttacttttatttacAAAATTCCACTTTTTTTTTCTCGTTTAATTATTGATTTTATACATTCCTATATGACTGTTTGTTGTTTTCATTATTTGCCGTAAAATCATTCAAAAAAGAGACATTGAAAATAATATGCcattttattaagtaaaaaaaATAGAAATTGTTCTTGCAAACTAAACAAACTCTTATTTAGCCATACTTTTAACTATTACGTTTGACACTTCTTCATATCTTCATCTTTCAGGGTGTTCTCCTTTATGGGCCTCCTGGTACGGGTAAAACTTTGTTAGCAAGAGCTATTGCCAGCAATATAGATGCTAATTTCCTAAAGGTCGGATTATGGATCTTTTATCAATTCTATGTGTTTTGAAATGACTGTAAAATATATTTACCTTCCCTTTTCTCTAATATAGGTTGTTTCAAGTGCTATAATTGATAAGTACATCGGAGAAAGTGCGAGGTTAATAAGAGAGATGTTTGGGTATGCACGTGATCACCAGGTGATATTCTTGTGTTTAGTTATCTTCCTATAGGTTTATCAACTAGAATGAAGTTCTAAATCTTCTCTGTTTTCTTAGCCCTGCATCATTTTTATGGATGAGATCGATGCCATTGGTGGTCGTCGTTTCAGTGAGGGAACAAGTGCAGATCGCGAGATTCAGAGAACATTAATGGAGCTGCTTAATCAACTTGATGGTTTTGATCAACTTGGAAAGGTATGTCTTATTTATCTACTCTCTTTGACTTGATTTGAAAATAACCATCATGTGATTGTGATCAAGTGGTTAATGAGTTTCACTTAAGAACAAATACTTCGGGGAACCTGAGTTTGAATACAATTCTTAGCCAGCCTTTACTTACCTCTCGTGAATGAACTTCAGATTACCAGAGCCGTCTTCCTTTGGGGGCTGGAGAGTTAACATAAAAAAAATCTATGAAACAGACACCTCTAAAATTGACTGTGTCGTGGTGTCCGACATTCTTACTGACACGTGTCAGATTACTTAGACAAATGTCATAATTTTTGTCTTTTGCTTTGAAACTCCTTGGATCGGTGTCCAACAATGTATAACACTTGTACGGCTTGGGTTGGACAACATAGATGAGTGTCCCAAAAGAATTATATTTTTCTTTGCTTTGATGCGTCTACACACTCCTCTGAAACAACCACAAGGATTAGAGATCCATCGAAACAATGCTGGTCAATGAGTTACAACATATTATCTTTTTTGATAGTAGATAAATAAACCAATTACTAAATATAGATGCACGGTGTTCTAAACTTTGTGTCAGGTATCCGTGTCGGAGTCTTTGCATCATAgattaaaacaaataaaataaccACTATGTTTGATACCTTATAGCGAATTCCTCTTGGTGTAGGTGTGTATGCTAACTACAATACAATTAAATTCCATATCCTATGCTTAGAGACGGGGACTTGTATGTTTCAcatttttttaatgtttttgaACGTTCAAAGATGCATTTGCAACTGTGATGGAAATGTTAAGATGCATTTGCAACTGTGATGGAAATGTTAAGTGACCTTTTTTTTAATGTCTTTGAATGTTCAAAGACGCATATGTAACAGTGATGGAAATGTTAAGAAGTGACTTTTGTGCTCATAGTTTATCAAACAAATGGTTTGCTATTTCTTGACGTTTTCTTTTTGTAAAGTTCATAGTcaacatttttttattttaaccATCTGATTCCTAAGGGAGGGGACCTTAGTAATTCGGAGTTCGGTTGGCAAGTAAGTAAAGTCGGGTCAAGAATTGTTCCACTCAGAATTCAAACTCGGGTTCTCTCAAAGATTTATTTTTAAGTAGAGTTTATTAACCACTTGAGTCTAATCACTTGGTTAAAATCAACATTTTTAAAGATATAGGATATTTAACAGAGTTTTTTCCCTTCATTATATTATATACTTCAAATGACAAATATATAAGAACCAGCcttttctcattattgatgttTTTGTTCAAATGACTGTTCTAAATTCTTGATGATCAATTGATAATGACTTTTCCCTCTGAATTTATATTGCAGGTTAAAATGATCATGGCAACAAACCGACCTGATGTACTTGACCCCGCTCTCCTACGTCCTGGAAGATTGGATAGAAAAATAGAAATTCCATTGCCAAATGAACAATCAAGAATGGAAATTCTTAAGATTCATGCTGCTGGAATTGCTAAGCATGGTGAAATAGACTATGAAGCGGTTGTGAAGCTTGCAGAGGTAAGTCCGGGTGGCGGCTTGGGTTATGATAACTGACATTTGCTAAATGTATAATGTATCATCTGTTACAAAATTGACAGGGTTTTAATGGAGCTGATCTCCGAAATGTGTGCACTGAAGCTGGAATGTCAGCAATTCGTGCAGAGCGGGACTATGTTATCCACGAAGATTTCATGAAGGTAAGCTCTTTTGTTCAGGAAGCAATTTTTCCTTTGTATGAATTTCTCTATGAAGGCTCTACCTTACTGTATCTCTTTACATTGCTTCTAGGCCGTAAGGAAATTGAATGAGGCAAAGAAACTTGAATCTAGTGCACACTACAATGCTGATTTTGGAAAAGAATAAAATCTATTGTGAAATTCTCAGAGCCATGGATATTTATGGCAGTGCATGTTTTGAACCGGAAATACCTCGCGCAAGTTTGTCAAATCATGAGTATTATAGCAGCCGTCCAGACAATGACATGTACTATCACGATTCTAATTTTAAAATGAGAACTTGTCAAACGGTTAAGGGGCGTTTAATTGAATTAGTTGATCAAACTGAATTGTATTACGTGTTTCATGTCTTTATTTTAGAAGTGTGGTTCATATCTATTTTCATGTATTTATTTTAAAAGTGCGGTTCATATCTATACTACCGACTTGGCATATAAATCTCATCGTTTTTGTTCTGCTGCCTGTGATGAAAAGTCAActcttgtttttttttaaatgaaCTAAAATCTGTAAAAATAAACTTAAGAGACTAAAATTTAAATTTCTGAACTAAAACCATTTAAACGGATTAAGGCATAACCATTAAATGGATTAAGGGCTGTTTTAGCATTAAgtttcttttaattttaaaaataatttttgtaaagatattttttaaaatattgcACTTTTTTTTAAGTTCATTTTTTATAAATTGAAATACTTTTGGTATCCTATAATATATTATAAAAGATTAAGATAGAGTCGAAATTGTAGTTTTTTAAAAAAGTTATatcttaaaaataaatttaaaaaaaattatttgatataattttaaaattaaatgatttttttaaaattttgatattcAATATTAAGatatctaaaataatattttaacaacaataatttcaattaaatttttatttttcttacACAAATATGTAATACTTTAAAAATTAGGTAGAAGTGTCGAAAGTGTTGGACGCAATGCTCTAGAATGTTTGTACAATATTTAAGTCTTGTTAAACAAGTGTCACCGTTTCGAATGAATCTTTGAAAAAGATTCAATtctattttattgtttttatttagCAATATATTTAAGTTATTTGTTTGACCACTTAATGAAGGTTGATTTAATTTTGAATGAAGATTTAGATTTGAATTTAAATTGAAACAAATTATATTTTGTTGGAGATATGATTTGTATGAGATAAATGATATGTACACCTCTATATTTCAATAATTTTGTATATAGAATTTGTCTAAAATTGAGTGATAGTATTTAATATTGATCATTGAGTTGTAATCTTCAATCATTAATCATGTGATTGAAAATAATGAGTAGGTTCTTATGTTTAGAGGAAAACTCTAAATAGAAAATCATTGGGCACTGTTAAGAAGAGATTGAATTTATTGTTTCTCGTCAAATTAATTGTACTAATTTGTTAATAATCAATTTCATTTCTTAACCCCCACACGTAGGTGTGATTTCATCGACTATCGCGTTATTTGTTGTTTTTATGCTccattatttattatttattattgtAGTATTTCTGCTTTAATGTGTCGAATCAGTTATCTAAGACATAATATTCGACATCAGTCCATCCAAATTAAGCAATTATCAGATCAAGTTTAGATGGTATCAATTTAAGTCGACTCAGCACTATAGACTCATCCAGCTATCTTTCAAGTTTAGGTTCTTGTGATCGTGATGTCTTTTGGCATGTTTACAATAATTCACAACCACATATATTTAAAAGATTATCATCTTAATTATTCATTAAAAAATACTAACAAGTGACCTTGAATATTTGTATGAGAAATTAAATTCATGGTTTTTCTGGTCAAGAATAAGGATACATAACATGATCATCACGGTATCATTAGTTTTTCACATTCAGAATCTCCTTAGAGTTTGAAGCAATGTGATTCAAATGTAACAAGTGACAATACAAGCGATCATGCATTCGTACACGAGTACACAAAATTTAATGAAAATAAATCTATAATTATTAGTAAAGCTGGTCAACATACAAATAGTAAATCCTACAAATATAATTAGAGACCTGCAGCAACTAACAGCTATGGTTATAACGAAGCTCAATCTTTGCGATATCTCGCCCAAAAACCCTTCTTCCTGGCAGAATCATTCTCGGACTGGGATCGATTCCACTTCGATCCCAGTGAGAAATGCCGCCTCAAGAAGGGTTTTCTTAATGAACTCCTTGAACTTGAGCTAGGCTCCAATTTCGAAACGACATCTTTTTGCCGATTAAAAACATCTAACCCACCATCAAAGTAGCTATCAACAACACGGTTTCTGGATATCTTGTAGCTCTTGCCCTTCATTTCTGATTCAGCCTTGAGACTTTTTCTGGACAACATCGACACGTGCTTTTCTCCAACCATGCAAATTGGACAAGCTGGATCATAACTATCTGCTTCTGATGTCATGGTCTCCAAGCATTCCGCATGATACGCATGACCACAGACAAGTACAGCAACAACCGAGAGGTCGTTGTTGGAAACAAATTTCTGGCTGCTCCATGCAGTTCTCTCGGTCAAGAGCTTCGAGCAGGCCCCGCAAGATTGTATATCCATGGAGGGAGAATACGAGAACCTACTACTAGTTCCACTTATCTTGTGGCGACCTGAACCTAAATGCTCGCTGTCGAATGACCACCTTTCCTTTTGAGATGATGCCACCAGTTCAGAAAACGTGCGCATGGACCAGCCATCAGATGAACCGCATTGGGATCCAGTTATCATGTCATTGCTGCAAGTGGACAGTACAAACGATGGTCTTCCCTCAGAAATTGAATTGTCGGGCGATTTCAAACCCAGGATTCTACTATCAGAAATTTGTCTCAGCAGCGGGTGTCCTGGAGATCGATGAGCCCATCTAGATGGTGTTGAACTAGGAAGATTGTGATGATTTAGATTACGAGTTATAGGTGTTGAGAAAGAAGATGGTATTGAAAAAGAAAGATTTGGTACTGAAGATTCTGCAATCTCTGGTGATTCTGTCAGATTCTTCACCTAAAGATAAATATAGATAAGAGTTAGGTTAGAGCTACATTGTAAAAGACTTGTAATTTAGTTCAGTCATCGTGCCACTTTTGTAATCAATTTCAGCTGTTCAAAAAATTAAATCTCACCGCTGTAGAACAATTACTTGACATGGATAGATCTGCAACAAGAAAAAAGAGGAAGAAGAAAGATAAATCAATGTCTGAACGAGGAAAAATAAGTAACCAAAGAAACATGGTGATAGAAGGGAGTCTTAAGAATTGTGGTATGGTCTAACTCAACCTTATAGATGAGGATTGCCGCCAGTTATAAACACATTATCAAGCCATATATTGTCTGATGTGAGACTCTTAACAGAGAGTGTCCTTCTTAGCATATATAATACGACCATTCAAGCGATGAACAAGATTGGAAAATA containing:
- the LOC127079459 gene encoding 26S proteasome regulatory subunit S10B homolog B, whose amino-acid sequence is MTDTEDAARRRNAVAEYRKKLLQHKELESRVRSVRENLRASKKEFNKTEDDLKSLQSVGQIIGEVLRPLDNERLIVKASSGPRYVVGCRSKVDKEKLTSGTRVVLDMTTLTIMRALPREVDPVVYNMLHEDPGNISYSAVGGLSDQIRELRESIELPLMNPELFLRVGIKPPKGVLLYGPPGTGKTLLARAIASNIDANFLKVVSSAIIDKYIGESARLIREMFGYARDHQPCIIFMDEIDAIGGRRFSEGTSADREIQRTLMELLNQLDGFDQLGKVKMIMATNRPDVLDPALLRPGRLDRKIEIPLPNEQSRMEILKIHAAGIAKHGEIDYEAVVKLAEGFNGADLRNVCTEAGMSAIRAERDYVIHEDFMKAVRKLNEAKKLESSAHYNADFGKE
- the LOC127079460 gene encoding uncharacterized protein LOC127079460, with protein sequence MGSVCCVAAKDQTISTRTGGESFHRNPTCSPSLSFQWDRWSRVAGEIDDLSFLTSRRVSRSVSMELKGSLSSERGNLSDVGSTLENSVTPMSQKSPIHEQLGASQMTLSSDLSMSSNCSTAVKNLTESPEIAESSVPNLSFSIPSSFSTPITRNLNHHNLPSSTPSRWAHRSPGHPLLRQISDSRILGLKSPDNSISEGRPSFVLSTCSNDMITGSQCGSSDGWSMRTFSELVASSQKERWSFDSEHLGSGRHKISGTSSRFSYSPSMDIQSCGACSKLLTERTAWSSQKFVSNNDLSVVAVLVCGHAYHAECLETMTSEADSYDPACPICMVGEKHVSMLSRKSLKAESEMKGKSYKISRNRVVDSYFDGGLDVFNRQKDVVSKLEPSSSSRSSLRKPFLRRHFSLGSKWNRSQSENDSARKKGFWARYRKD